Proteins from a genomic interval of Acanthopagrus latus isolate v.2019 chromosome 7, fAcaLat1.1, whole genome shotgun sequence:
- the dnmt3ba gene encoding DNA (cytosine-5-)-methyltransferase 3 beta, duplicate a, which translates to MASVAVITPDSSQDKSSRFYVMTWINNLLKTDYKDLQQMGSGVSHCQIMDMVIPGSIDMDKVKLEVQGEEDRKHNFSLLNEAFCKNGITKTIPIEELIKGDSKSNFEILKWFKAFYIANMKSEENNHVKAQDSHDISPIPSSPQSGKSTLGSGKKENGNGSTKTFPYTEKWNDIFVWAERSPLGEEYTYCHSCRRSLATFHKGLFELKRHVETKKHKKRTQISGSAAWQSKHSEPLPCSDAAIRFIYKQCYTGSAKGEQVSRHFARYKLGLQYPEDIKSICQHTPYCVYIYEGVTLEKDDTVSVVLVGFFDVEASRHCIRFLDALQSAGGEEDQTAAAVVESLKKFGIPTDNLVAFYSDSNGAALQQMCSQLRELNPNIVALGGMYTIADASCQAGVKELSNQIQELMVDIHAHSCSCSTKNKHLEALFGSDVKADSPFHLNTSCLKFFLFVTKMLEEWKDLTSYFESCDKEDDKVKSICFQLQDPKVRATFMFLEQALRPLYNFQRHLQKHKGAARDDILLILEEASRLLCTYTSYFLHHQAAVHFLKERDAQMLKNEKFHLSSPELRLGGKAVEDFLNESKASEALSLLKEEALSFYAALTGCIAEKLPLSEVVLKSIAELLNPQSRLTVIGKAVEELGTKLGVCSSQLTTEFLEYQLEGWSEEEKKDNAVLSLEKYWATILKDTKPTSAFRKLILTLMSLPSPPLEAQQVFTQALENEDAAPFSESEALTESECDVMSDSTLSDSISRKNISLRKKVKPCEVRLTKINHLQNENGSLWNEGTNRGSFGWESSLRQKPQARTVFQAGASKWSNPVNLDKDSKKGVESRDEVKEETSPSSKPTPTRGRRKQAYQDGKGFLTGELVWGKVKGFSWWPGMVMSWKTKSSPPGMRRVEWFGDGMFSEIYTDGLQPFSAFTKCFCKNSFTSLPIYKEGIFQILELAGERCGKSFAAAEVNKEKELKLMLDWAVEGFLPTGPEGFLPPDSAAQQESSESALSDYQPPVKRKYTFKNKANATPITYNREAIPEKVKERGKTIEDVCLSCGSSEVDVQHPLFEGGLCQKCKENFTETLYRYDDDGYQSYCTVCCAGLEVILCGNASCCRCFCKDCLDILVGSGTFDKLKDVDPWSCYMCQPSECAGNLKLRPDWRVKVQDLFVNNSAMEFEPHRVYPSIPADQRRPLKVLSLFDGIATGYLVLKDLGFKLERYIASEICDDSIAVGMIKHEGKIEYVNDVRTITRKHLAEWGPFDLLIGGSPCNDLSMVNPLRKGLFEGTGRLFFEFYRILTMLKPKEGDDRPFFWLFENVVFMSAHDKSDICRFLECNPILIDAVKVSPAHRARYFWGNLPGMNRPLATSLDDKVALQDCLESGRKAKVDKIRTITTKSNSIRQGKMGLPVNMNGKEDYLWCTELEQIFGFPKHYTDVNNMGRSQRQRVLGRSWSVPVIRHLFAPLKDYFECE; encoded by the exons ATGGCAAGTGTGGCGGTAATTACTCCGGACTCCTCCCAGGATAAATCCAGCCGCTTTTATGTGATGACCTGGATCAACAACCTGCTAAAGACAGACTACAAAGATTTGCAGCAGATGGGTTCAG GTGTATCTCACTGTCAGATCATGGACATGGTTATTCCTGGTTCTATTGACATGGACAAGGTAAAGCTCGAGGTACAAGGTGAGGAGGACCGCAAGCACAACTTCAGTCTGCTTAATGAAGCCTTCTGCAAGAATGGCATCACAAAG ACCATTCCTATCGAAGAGCTCATTAAAGGGGATTCCAAAAGCAACTTTGAGATCCTGAAGTGGTTCAAAGCTTTCTACATAGCAAATAtgaaaagtgaagaaaacaacCATGTGAAAGCTCAGGACAGCCATGACATCAGCCCTATTCCATCATCTCCCCAATCAG GAAAATCTACATTGGGATCAGGCAAAAAGGAGAACGGCAATGGATCTACCAAAACATTCCCTTACACTGAAAAGTGGAATGATATTTTTGTTTGGGCTGAGCGTAGTCCTCTTGGAGAGGAATATACATACTGCCACTCTTGTAGGAGGAGCCTCGCCACGTTCCATAAAGGCCTTTTTGAACTCAAGCGGCatgtagaaacaaaaaaacacaagaagaggACTCAAATTTCAGGGAGTGCAGCCTGGCAAAGTAAACATTCAGAGCCACTTCCCTGTAGTGATGCAGCTATCCGGTTTATCTACAAACAGTGTTACACTGGCTCTGCGAAGGGTGAACAGGTGTCAAGACATTTTGCACGCTATAAACTGGGGTTGCAGTACCCTGAAGATATCAAATCTATCTGCCAGCACACCCCATactgtgtatacatatatgagGGGGTTACACTGGAGAAGGATGACACTGTCTCAGTGGTCCTTGTTGGTTTTTTTGATGTTGAAGCCTCCAGGCACTGCATCCGATTCCTGGATGCTCTTCAGTCAGCGGGTGGTGAAGAAGATCAAACAGCggcagcagtggtggaaagcTTGAAGAAATTCGGGATACCCACAGATAATCTTGTCGCTTTTTACTCCGACAGTAACGGTGCAGCCTTGCAGCAGATGTGCTCACAGCTCAGGGAACTCAACCCGAACATAGTAGCCTTAGGAGGGATGTATACCATCGCTGATGCTTCTTGCCAAGCGGGGGTTAAGGAGCTCTCCAATCAGATTCAGGAGTTGATGGTAGATATCCATGCAcactcctgctcctgctccaccaaaaacaaacacctcgAGGCTCTTTTTGGCTCAGATGTTAAAGCAGACAGTCCATTTCATCTCAACACCAGCTGCCTTAAGTTCTTCCTGTTTGTCACAAAAATGTTGGAAGAATGGAAAGATCTGACATCGTACTTCGAGTCTTGTGACAAGGAGGATGACAAAGTCAAGTCAATCTGCTTCCAGCTGCAGGATCCCAAAGTCAGGGCAACATTTATGTTCCTGGAGCAGGCTCTGAGGCCCCTGTACAATTTCCAAAGacacctgcagaaacacaagggGGCAGCCCGAGACGATATTCTGCTCATCCTGGAAGAAGCCAGTCGCCTTCTGTGCACCTACACCTCCTACTTCCTTCATCATCAAGCTGCTGTTCACTTCCTCAAAGAGCGTGATGCCCAGATGCTTAAGAATGAGAAATTCCACCTGTCAAGCCCTGAGCTCCGCCTTGGTGGAAAAGCTGTGGAGGACTTCCTTAATGAGTCAAAGGCTTCAGAGGCACTGTCACTGTTGAAAGAGGAAGCACTGTCTTTCTATGCTGCACTCACAGGCTGCATTGCAGAGAAGCTACCTCTAAGTGAGGTGGTGCTCAAGAGCATAGCTGAACTGCTGAACCCGCAAAGCAGGCTCACAGTGATAGGGAAGGCAGTGGAGGAGCTTGGGACCAAGCTGGGAGTCTGCTCCTCACAGCTCACAACTGAATTCCTTGAGTATCAGTTGGAGGGATGgagtgaagaggaaaagaaagacaacgCAGTGCTTTCACTGGAGAAATACTGGGCCACCATACTGAAGGACACCAAGCCAACCTCTGCCTTCAGGAAGCTTATTTTGACCCTGATGTCTCTCCCCAGTCCTCCACTTGAGGCTCAGCAGGTTTTTACTCAG GCCCTGGAGAATGAAGATGCCGCACCTTTCTCTGAGAGTGAAGCCTTAACAGAAAGCGAGTGTGATGTCATGTCCGACAGCACTCTTTCAGACAGCATCAGCAGGAAAAACATATCACTTCGCAAAAAAG TGAAACCATGTGAAGTCCGCCTTACAAAGATAAATC ACCTCCAGAATGAAAATGGTTCCTTGTGGAACGAG GGGACCAATAGGGGAAGTTTTGGCTGGGAGAGCAGCTTACGCCAGAAGCCACAGGCCCGTACAGTGTTTCAGGCTGGTGCTAGCAAGTGGTCCAACCCCGTAAATCTCGATAAGGACAGCAAAAAGGGTGTGGAGTCACGAGATGAGGTG AAGGAGGAGACATCACCATCCAGTAAACCTACACCAACAAGAGGACGACGAAAACAGGCCTACCAG GATGGGAAAGGATTTCTGACAGGAGAACTTGTGTGGGGGAAAGTGAAAGGGTTCTCCTGGTGGCCTGGGATGGTGATGTCTTGGAAAACCAAGTCGTCTCCTCCGGGTATGCGGAGGGTTGAGTGGTTCGGAGACGGAATGTTCTCAGAG ATCTATACAGATGGTCTTCAGCCATTTAGTGCCTTCACCAAGTGCTTCTGCAAAAATTCCTTCACCAGCTTGCCCATCTACAAGGAAGGCATCTTCCAGATCCTCGAG TTGGCAGGTGAACGATGTGGCAAGTCCTTTGCTGCGGCAgaagtaaataaagaaaaagagctGAAGCTGATGCTGGACTGGGCTGTGGAAGGATTTCTGCCTACAGGGCCAGAGGGATTCTTACCTCCTG ATTCTGCTGCACAGCAAGAGTCTTCGGAGTCTGCGCTTTCTGACTACCAGCCTCCAGTAAAAAGGAAatatacttttaaaaataaGGCAAATGCAACCCCCATCACCTATAACAGAG aagcAATACCAGAAAAGGTAAAAGAGAGAGGCAAAACAATTGAAG atgtttgtttgtcttgtggATCATCTGAGGTTGACGTGCAGCACCCGTTGTTTGAAGGTGGTCTTTGTCAGAAATGCAAG GAGAACTTCACAGAGACGCTGTATCGCTACGATGATGATGGTTACCAATCGTACTGCACTGTTTGCTGTGCCGGCTTGGAGGTCATTCTGTGTGGTAAcgccagctgctgcag ATGTTTCTGTAAGGACTGCCTGGACATCCTGGTGGGCAGCGGAACCTTTGACAAGCTGAAAGATGTTGATCCCTGGAGCTGCTACATGTGCCAGCCGTCAGAGTGTGCTGGAAACCTCAAACTCAGACCAGACTGGCGTGTCAAGGTTCAAGACCTGTTTGTCAACAACAGCGCCATGGAGTTT GAGCCTCACAGAGTTTACCCCTCCATCCCTGCTGATCAGCGCAGACCACTCAAGGTGCTCTCACTTTTTGACGGCATCGCAACAG gaTACCTGGTCCTGAAAGACCTGGGCTTTAAGCTCGAGCGCTACATTGCTTCAGAGATTTGTGATGATTCGATCGCCGTGGGGATGATAAAACATGAGGGAAAGATCGAGTATGTCAATGATGTTCGTACCATCACGAGGAAACAT CTGGCTGAATGGGGTCCATTTGATCTTCTGATTGGAGGAAGTCCATGTAATGACCTGTCCATGGTCAACCCTCTGCGAAAAGGATTATTTG AGGGCACTGGGAGGCTCTTTTTTGAGTTTTACCGCATCCTGACCATGTTGAAGCCAAAGGAGGGTGACGACCGTCCGTTCTTCTGGCTGTTTGAGAACGTGGTTTTCATGAGTGCTCATGACAAGTCAGATATCTGCAGATTCCTTGAG TGTAATCCGATTCTCATCGACGCAGTGAAAGTCAGTCCGGCTCACAGAGCACGTTACTTCTGGGGTAACCTCCCTGGCATGAACAG aCCCCTCGCTACATCTCTAGATGACAAAGTGGCCCTTCAGGATTGTTTGGAATCTGGCCGCAAAGCAAAG GTTGACAAAATCCGTACCATCACAACAAAGTCAAACTCTATACGGCAGGGCAAGATGGGGCTACCTGTCAACATGAACGGAAAGGAGGACTACCTGTGGTGCACCGAACTAGAACA GATCTTTGGCTTCCCCAAGCATTACACAGATGTGAACAACATGGGCCGGAGCCAGAGGCAGAGAGTCCTGGGTCGCTCCTGGAGTGTCCCCGTTATCCGTCACCTCTTCGCTCCGCTGAAGGATTATTTCGAATGTGAATAA